A genomic window from Triticum urartu cultivar G1812 chromosome 7, Tu2.1, whole genome shotgun sequence includes:
- the LOC125519062 gene encoding uncharacterized protein LOC125519062 produces the protein MANIELHMAPHTNQHAIHPRICIKRMAQPEIRAIRPTPKESRHWLLKPITFDHRDYSRSIRNAGWTALVLDPIIDGLHFTQVLMDGGSGLNLLYQDTVRKMGMDPTKIRHSNTSFQGVTPGPKAHCMGSLLLEVMFGSPDNFRRQKLTFHIAPFSSSYQALLGREAFARFNAIPHYASLTLKMPGPRGTISLKGNIEPRTRLGESGTNI, from the exons atggccaacATAGAGCTGCATATGGCGCCGCACACAAACCAACACGCGATCCACCCAAGGATTTGCATCAAAAGGATGGCCCAGCCAG AGATACGTGCCATACGGCCTACCCCGAAGGAGTCTCGCCactggttgttaaaaccgatcaccttcgaccatcgggattactctagaagtatccggaatgCAGGTTGGACTGCCTTAGTATTAGATCCGATAATCGACGGACTCCACTTTACacaagtcctgatggacggcggcagtggtctaaacctgctatatcaggacacagtccgcaaaatggggatggacccaacaaaaattcgccatagcaacacttcctttcaaggagtaacgccaggcccgaaGGCCCATTGCATGGGTTCCCTCctgctagaagttatgttcggctcccccgataacttccgccgccaaaagctaaccttccacatcgccccattttcaagtagctatcaagcactactgggacgtgaggctttcgcccgctttaacgcaataccgcattatgcatctcttacacttaagatgcccggtccacgaggcaccATCTCACTAAAGGGAAATATCGA accacggacacggctaggcGAGTCCGGAACAAACATATAA